From Pan troglodytes isolate AG18354 chromosome 9, NHGRI_mPanTro3-v2.0_pri, whole genome shotgun sequence, the proteins below share one genomic window:
- the TMX2 gene encoding thioredoxin-related transmembrane protein 2 isoform X3 produces the protein MFLSAIVMMKNRRSITVEQHIGNIFMFSKVANTILFFRLDIRMGLLYITLCIVFLMTCKPPLYMGPEYIKYFNDKTIDEELERDKRVTWIVEFFANWSNDCQSFAPIYADLSLKYNCTGLNFGKVDVGRYTDVSTRYKVSTSPLTKQLPTLILFQGGKEVMRRPQIDKKGRAVSWTFSEENVIREFNLNELYQRAKKLSKAGDNIPEEQPVASTPTTVSDGENKKDK, from the exons ATGTTTCTCAGTGCCATTGTGATGATGAAGAACCGCAGATCCA TCACTGTGGAGCAACATATAGGcaacattttcatgtttagtaAAGTGGCCAACACAATTCTTTTCTTCCGCTTGGATATTCGCATGGGCCTACTTTACATCACACTCTGCATAG TGTTCCTGATGACGTGCAAACCCCCCCTATATATGGGCCCTGAGTATATCAAGTACTTCAATGATAAAACCATTGAT GAGGAACTAGAACGGGACAAGAGGGTCACTTGGATTGTGGAGTTCTTTGCCAATTGGTCTAATGACTGCCAATCATTTGCCCCTATCTATGCTGACCTCTCCCTTAA ATACAACTGTACAGGGCTAAATTTTGGGAAGGTGGATGTTGGACGCTATACTGATGTTAGTACGCG GTACAAAGTGAGCACATCACCCCTCACCAAGCAACTCCCTACCCTGATCCTGTTCCAAGGTGGCAAGGAGGTAATGCGGCGGCCACAGATTGACAAGAAAGGACGGGCTGTCTCATGGACCTTCTCTGAG GAGAATGTGATCCGAGAATTTAACTTAAATGAGCTATACCAGCGGGCCAAGAAACTGTCAAAGGCTGGAGACAATATCCCTGAGGAGCAGCCTGTGGCTTCAACCCCCACCACAGTGTCAGATGGGGAAAACAAGAAGGATAAATAA
- the TMX2 gene encoding thioredoxin-related transmembrane protein 2 isoform X4 gives MFSKVANTILFFRLDIRMGLLYITLCIVFLMTCKPPLYMGPEYIKYFNDKTIDEELERDKRVTWIVEFFANWSNDCQSFAPIYADLSLKYNCTGLNFGKVDVGRYTDVSTRYKVSTSPLTKQLPTLILFQGGKEVMRRPQIDKKGRAVSWTFSEENVIREFNLNELYQRAKKLSKAGDNIPEEQPVASTPTTVSDGENKKDK, from the exons atgtttagtaAAGTGGCCAACACAATTCTTTTCTTCCGCTTGGATATTCGCATGGGCCTACTTTACATCACACTCTGCATAG TGTTCCTGATGACGTGCAAACCCCCCCTATATATGGGCCCTGAGTATATCAAGTACTTCAATGATAAAACCATTGAT GAGGAACTAGAACGGGACAAGAGGGTCACTTGGATTGTGGAGTTCTTTGCCAATTGGTCTAATGACTGCCAATCATTTGCCCCTATCTATGCTGACCTCTCCCTTAA ATACAACTGTACAGGGCTAAATTTTGGGAAGGTGGATGTTGGACGCTATACTGATGTTAGTACGCG GTACAAAGTGAGCACATCACCCCTCACCAAGCAACTCCCTACCCTGATCCTGTTCCAAGGTGGCAAGGAGGTAATGCGGCGGCCACAGATTGACAAGAAAGGACGGGCTGTCTCATGGACCTTCTCTGAG GAGAATGTGATCCGAGAATTTAACTTAAATGAGCTATACCAGCGGGCCAAGAAACTGTCAAAGGCTGGAGACAATATCCCTGAGGAGCAGCCTGTGGCTTCAACCCCCACCACAGTGTCAGATGGGGAAAACAAGAAGGATAAATAA